A genome region from Alistipes dispar includes the following:
- a CDS encoding MgtC/SapB family protein: protein MATEWDFILRLCVAGLCGTAIGLDREYRVKDAGFRTHFLVALGSALMMVVSQYGFEGFLASHDGLRLDPSRIAAQVVSGIGFIGAGTIIIHRQLVRGLTTAASLWATAGIGLAAGAHMYTVAAAATVLTLFGLEVLTLVFGELGRRRTMIVFSAADRGAVDAMFARLESRDYSVISYEVEAARTPEGVVHRATLVIRAKGTAAEDGYIDLLRANPDITVERIV, encoded by the coding sequence ATGGCAACGGAATGGGATTTCATCCTGCGGCTCTGCGTCGCGGGGTTGTGCGGGACGGCGATCGGACTCGACCGGGAGTACCGGGTGAAGGACGCCGGGTTCCGCACGCATTTTCTGGTGGCGCTCGGCAGCGCGTTGATGATGGTCGTGTCGCAGTACGGATTCGAGGGGTTCCTGGCCTCGCACGACGGACTGCGGCTCGATCCCAGCCGGATCGCGGCGCAGGTCGTGAGCGGTATCGGGTTCATCGGCGCCGGGACGATCATCATTCACCGGCAACTGGTGCGGGGACTGACCACGGCGGCGAGTCTCTGGGCCACGGCGGGTATCGGACTCGCCGCCGGAGCGCACATGTATACGGTTGCGGCCGCAGCCACGGTGCTGACCCTCTTCGGGCTGGAAGTGCTGACGCTCGTGTTCGGGGAACTGGGGCGGCGGCGGACGATGATCGTCTTCTCGGCGGCCGACCGGGGAGCGGTCGATGCGATGTTCGCCCGGCTCGAAAGCCGCGATTATTCGGTGATCTCCTACGAGGTGGAGGCGGCGCGTACGCCCGAAGGGGTCGTGCACCGGGCGACGCTGGTGATCCGCGCCAAGGGGACGGCCGCCGAGGATGGGTATATCGACCTGCTGCGGGCGAATCCCGACATCACGGTGGAGCGGATCGTCTGA
- the rpmI gene encoding 50S ribosomal protein L35: MPKMKTNAAAKKRFTFTGTGKIKRKHAYHSHILTKKTTKQKRNLCYSGIVSVADEAKIKNLLVK; encoded by the coding sequence ATGCCGAAAATGAAAACCAATGCCGCTGCGAAGAAGCGTTTTACCTTCACCGGCACAGGAAAGATCAAGCGCAAGCACGCTTATCACAGTCACATCCTGACCAAAAAGACGACGAAACAGAAGCGCAACCTCTGCTATTCGGGGATCGTTTCTGTGGCCGACGAGGCCAAAATCAAGAACCTGCTCGTGAAGTAA
- a CDS encoding MFS transporter, protein MELQRIQLSNQAPLFGLCPAASNRINTIFMSTYFAGGTLGTFLSGAAWAHFGWPGVVAAGALLSAASLSLTLLSGK, encoded by the coding sequence TTGGAGCTGCAACGTATCCAGTTGAGCAACCAGGCTCCGCTGTTCGGGCTATGCCCTGCGGCCTCGAACCGCATCAATACGATCTTCATGAGCACCTATTTCGCGGGCGGCACGCTGGGTACATTCCTCTCGGGCGCCGCATGGGCGCACTTCGGCTGGCCGGGCGTCGTGGCTGCCGGAGCGCTGCTCTCCGCCGCCTCGCTGTCACTCACGCTCCTCAGCGGAAAATAG
- the rplT gene encoding 50S ribosomal protein L20 — protein MPRSVNAVASRARRKKVLKLAKGNFGSRGNVWTVAKNTVEKGLQFAYAHRQLKKRTFRSLWITRINAAVRAQGMTYSQFIGKLNAKGIALNRKVLADLAMNEPKAFEAIVKAVK, from the coding sequence ATGCCACGTTCAGTCAATGCAGTCGCTTCGCGCGCACGCAGAAAGAAAGTTTTGAAACTTGCCAAGGGTAACTTTGGTTCAAGGGGAAACGTTTGGACCGTTGCGAAAAATACGGTCGAAAAGGGTTTGCAGTTCGCATATGCGCACCGCCAGCTCAAGAAGAGGACCTTCCGTTCGCTGTGGATCACGCGTATCAACGCCGCAGTCCGCGCGCAGGGAATGACCTATTCGCAATTCATCGGCAAGCTCAACGCCAAAGGCATCGCCCTGAACCGCAAGGTTCTGGCCGACCTGGCCATGAACGAGCCGAAGGCATTCGAGGCAATAGTTAAGGCAGTTAAATAA
- a CDS encoding Gfo/Idh/MocA family protein, translating to MTASASSGAGPVTIVAIGAGNRTNKYLEYAVRHPERLKLVGVVELNPLRRRTVAEKFGLGAAQCFENYDRFFENPVPADAVLIATPENMHFEPCMKAIEAGYNVLLEKPIAQTLPECVRIAEAARRKGVIVGVCHVLRYHPYFIKIKEIVDSGELGEIISISHIASVGLDRTTHGFVRGMWRKEEVTNPMLISKCCHDIDFLLWLTEARCRKLSSFGSLRWYRRENAPAGSTERCIDCPVEKECPYSAVDLYYNRRDWISNFDVPEGSTLDEVLLRELRTGSYGRCVFRCDNDVVDHQIVSMEMDNEITISFSMDTFTLGDQRETHIRLTRGEIDGDERTLRVRRFRGGEERIFDFSDILGTPFHAGADLNLIEDFVDTLSRREHRFRTSIDRSVESHRICYEAERSRLTGRTVILGERSDPE from the coding sequence ATGACCGCTTCCGCATCATCCGGTGCGGGTCCCGTGACGATCGTAGCCATCGGCGCGGGAAACCGCACGAACAAGTATCTGGAATACGCCGTCCGGCATCCCGAGCGGCTGAAACTCGTCGGCGTCGTGGAACTCAACCCCCTCCGCCGCCGCACCGTCGCCGAAAAATTCGGACTCGGCGCCGCGCAATGTTTCGAGAATTACGACCGGTTTTTCGAGAACCCCGTCCCGGCCGACGCCGTGCTGATCGCTACACCCGAAAACATGCACTTCGAACCCTGCATGAAGGCCATCGAAGCGGGCTACAACGTCCTGCTGGAGAAGCCCATCGCGCAAACCCTGCCCGAATGCGTCCGGATCGCCGAGGCGGCACGGCGCAAAGGGGTGATCGTAGGGGTTTGCCACGTGTTGCGTTACCATCCCTACTTCATCAAAATCAAGGAGATCGTCGATTCGGGCGAGCTCGGGGAGATCATTTCCATCAGCCATATCGCCTCCGTGGGGCTCGACCGCACGACGCACGGATTCGTGCGCGGCATGTGGCGGAAGGAGGAGGTCACGAACCCGATGCTCATTTCAAAATGCTGCCACGACATCGACTTCCTGCTGTGGCTGACCGAGGCACGCTGCCGGAAGCTCTCCTCGTTCGGGTCGCTCCGCTGGTATCGGCGCGAAAACGCCCCGGCCGGCAGTACGGAACGCTGTATCGACTGCCCCGTGGAGAAGGAGTGTCCCTATTCGGCCGTGGACCTCTACTACAACCGCCGGGACTGGATCTCGAATTTCGACGTTCCGGAGGGGTCCACGCTCGACGAGGTACTTCTGCGCGAACTCCGCACGGGAAGTTACGGACGCTGCGTATTCCGCTGCGACAACGACGTCGTGGACCACCAGATCGTCTCGATGGAGATGGACAACGAGATCACGATCTCCTTCTCGATGGACACGTTCACGCTGGGCGACCAGCGCGAAACGCATATCCGCCTGACCCGCGGCGAAATCGACGGAGACGAACGCACGCTCCGCGTCCGTCGGTTCCGGGGCGGGGAGGAACGGATTTTCGACTTCTCGGACATTCTGGGCACGCCGTTCCACGCCGGAGCTGACCTCAATCTGATCGAAGACTTCGTGGACACTCTGAGCCGCCGCGAACACCGCTTCCGCACCTCGATCGACCGCTCCGTCGAGAGCCACCGCATCTGTTACGAAGCCGAGCGCAGCCGCCTTACGGGCCGGACCGTCATCCTGGGAGAGCGCTCCGATCCCGAATAA
- a CDS encoding YiiX/YebB-like N1pC/P60 family cysteine hydrolase, with translation MRFIIYIGIIFCTAACTSPTPELHPGDLLFRAGRNSAMTGAITAATGRIEAPGFSHVGIFVRYDGTDAVLEAAPEGGVRISPLREFLDGSARIGGRPAAVAMRLRDTAGLAASLRRAFGFLGLPYDCSFRPDNGKLYCSELVWESYRTPDGRRRFPARPMNFRAADGSMPAFWTELFERLGEAIPEGEPGTNPNDMAHDPQLYEVGRWF, from the coding sequence ATGCGTTTTATAATATACATAGGTATAATATTCTGCACGGCAGCCTGTACTTCTCCGACACCGGAACTGCATCCGGGCGATCTGCTGTTCCGGGCGGGACGGAATTCGGCGATGACGGGGGCCATCACCGCCGCAACGGGGCGGATCGAAGCGCCCGGTTTTTCGCACGTGGGGATTTTCGTCCGGTACGACGGCACGGACGCTGTTCTGGAAGCCGCGCCGGAAGGCGGCGTGCGGATCTCGCCGCTGCGGGAGTTTCTCGACGGATCGGCCCGCATCGGCGGTCGTCCGGCGGCGGTCGCCATGCGGTTGCGCGATACGGCAGGGCTGGCGGCCTCGCTCCGCCGGGCCTTCGGGTTTCTCGGCCTCCCCTACGACTGTTCCTTCCGGCCGGACAACGGAAAACTCTATTGCAGCGAGCTGGTCTGGGAGAGCTACCGCACTCCGGACGGACGACGGCGCTTCCCCGCCCGGCCGATGAATTTCCGGGCGGCGGACGGTTCGATGCCCGCCTTTTGGACCGAACTGTTCGAACGGCTCGGGGAAGCGATCCCTGAAGGCGAACCGGGGACCAACCCGAACGATATGGCGCACGATCCGCAATTGTACGAGGTCGGCCGCTGGTTCTGA
- a CDS encoding 3-keto-disaccharide hydrolase: MKKILVILLASCLLPLAAGAQDARQRTATTIVADALAQLPAQTSEVYNGLMRELASTGAAGVREMAGMLVPADKGQNAVVEYALNGVTDYVTGEGLDAARAEVRKGLAEGIAACTDKPNQAFLLSLLQICSTEEDIPVFVKYADDDYLADAAVRGLVSTPGSEEAVLSLMQNAPRPSALLAYAASKRPSEGAEEILLSWLTDYQTDDATKEAVYNALAACGGKSSLRTLADAAAASDYDFGKTDATSAYIRLVNRLADEGDTKSALAAARSLAKATARTNVRAAALQIILRTDVKKRTQNLLAALRDGDREYRGAALDFAGDFADEALYAAVVRKMPSLTEQARTDIVNWLGARHAASQTDAVVAMIGSDDDELAAAAIRAAGKIGGTEALEALIACLDGPHAAEASAALLAFNGNVNEGVLAALDGAPSTQVHALKLAAARRIAPAADKVFALLASEDAAVRTAAADALAGVTTVGDFDRLCDLLDQTSGEEMRKVQDGLKNALAAQPADVQFDKVSARMAAAKERTRYYPLLAQAGSREAIDALLAADDRDAAFAALLTVDNAEMIGVLSDLAARNPAWKDKALARYTDFVATYAPAEERPALYCKGLEADPSADVQNRLLRALAATYSFPSIEVAARYLGTPATAEAAAFAVKTIAAKNPGMGGETVVNALEKAQEVYAALAKSDADAGYAVDEIKGLLAKYAAVPRFELSPEEAAEGFEVLFDGLSMEKWTGNTTNYVPLDGTIDVTAQYGGSGNLYTKKEYGDFVLRFEFAFVRPGVNNGIGIRTPMGVDAAFHGMEIQVLDHDDPIYKNIEIYQQHGSVYGVIPAKRVKFGELGTWNVEEIRAVGDRITVTVNGEVILDGNIRKACKGHNVAPDGSTKNPYTVDGRNHPGLFNKKGHIGLLGHGPGIRFRNIRVKEL, encoded by the coding sequence ATGAAGAAAATACTCGTCATATTGCTCGCCTCCTGCCTCCTGCCGCTGGCCGCAGGGGCGCAGGACGCCCGGCAGCGCACCGCCACGACCATCGTCGCCGATGCGCTGGCGCAGCTCCCGGCCCAGACCTCCGAAGTCTATAACGGCCTCATGCGGGAACTGGCATCGACCGGCGCCGCGGGCGTCCGGGAGATGGCCGGCATGCTCGTGCCCGCCGACAAGGGACAGAACGCCGTCGTGGAGTACGCCCTGAACGGCGTGACCGACTACGTGACCGGCGAAGGGCTCGACGCGGCCCGCGCCGAGGTCCGCAAGGGGCTGGCCGAAGGAATCGCCGCCTGCACGGACAAGCCCAACCAGGCATTCCTGCTCTCGCTGCTCCAGATCTGCTCCACCGAAGAGGACATTCCGGTATTCGTGAAATATGCGGACGACGACTACCTGGCCGACGCGGCCGTGCGGGGCCTCGTCTCGACACCCGGAAGCGAGGAGGCCGTTCTCTCGCTGATGCAGAACGCCCCGCGGCCTTCGGCCCTGCTGGCCTATGCCGCCTCGAAACGTCCGAGCGAGGGAGCCGAGGAGATCCTCCTCTCGTGGCTGACCGACTACCAGACCGACGACGCCACGAAAGAGGCAGTTTACAACGCCCTGGCCGCCTGCGGCGGCAAGAGCTCGCTCAGGACGCTGGCCGATGCGGCCGCCGCTTCGGACTACGATTTCGGCAAGACCGACGCCACGAGCGCCTACATCCGGCTGGTGAACCGCCTCGCCGACGAAGGCGACACGAAGAGCGCCCTCGCCGCAGCCCGTTCGCTGGCGAAGGCCACGGCGCGCACGAACGTCCGCGCCGCCGCCCTGCAGATCATTCTCCGGACGGATGTCAAAAAGCGCACGCAGAACCTGCTCGCCGCCCTCCGGGACGGCGACCGGGAGTACCGCGGCGCGGCGCTCGACTTCGCCGGCGACTTCGCCGACGAGGCGCTCTACGCCGCTGTCGTCCGGAAGATGCCCTCGCTGACCGAACAGGCCCGCACGGACATCGTGAACTGGCTCGGTGCACGCCATGCCGCCTCGCAGACCGACGCCGTCGTGGCGATGATCGGCTCCGACGACGACGAACTGGCCGCGGCGGCGATCCGCGCTGCCGGGAAGATCGGCGGTACGGAGGCCCTGGAAGCCCTGATCGCCTGCCTCGACGGCCCGCACGCCGCAGAGGCGAGCGCTGCGCTGCTGGCGTTCAATGGCAATGTGAACGAAGGCGTGCTCGCGGCGCTCGACGGCGCCCCCTCCACGCAGGTTCACGCGCTCAAACTGGCGGCCGCCCGCCGGATCGCCCCCGCTGCGGACAAGGTGTTCGCCCTGCTCGCATCGGAGGATGCCGCCGTGCGGACCGCCGCGGCCGACGCCCTGGCGGGTGTCACGACCGTCGGGGATTTCGACCGCCTCTGCGACCTGCTCGACCAAACCTCGGGAGAGGAGATGCGGAAGGTACAGGACGGTCTGAAGAACGCCCTCGCCGCACAACCGGCCGACGTACAGTTCGATAAGGTCTCCGCACGGATGGCCGCCGCGAAGGAGCGGACGCGCTACTACCCGCTGCTCGCCCAGGCCGGCAGCCGCGAAGCGATCGACGCCCTGCTCGCAGCAGACGACCGCGACGCCGCCTTCGCCGCACTGCTGACGGTGGACAACGCCGAAATGATCGGCGTGCTGTCCGATCTGGCCGCGCGGAACCCGGCATGGAAAGACAAGGCCCTCGCCCGCTATACGGATTTCGTGGCGACCTACGCTCCGGCCGAAGAGCGTCCCGCGCTTTACTGCAAAGGGCTCGAGGCCGACCCCTCGGCCGACGTGCAGAACCGGCTGCTCCGCGCGCTGGCCGCGACCTACTCGTTCCCCTCGATCGAGGTGGCGGCCCGCTATCTCGGTACGCCCGCAACGGCCGAAGCGGCGGCATTCGCCGTCAAGACCATCGCGGCGAAGAACCCCGGCATGGGCGGCGAGACGGTCGTAAACGCACTCGAAAAGGCGCAGGAAGTATATGCCGCGCTGGCCAAGTCGGATGCCGACGCCGGCTATGCCGTGGACGAGATCAAGGGGCTGCTGGCCAAATATGCGGCCGTTCCGCGCTTCGAGCTCTCGCCCGAAGAGGCGGCCGAAGGCTTCGAGGTGCTCTTCGACGGACTCTCGATGGAGAAATGGACCGGCAATACGACCAACTACGTGCCCCTCGACGGCACGATCGACGTGACGGCGCAGTACGGCGGTTCGGGCAACCTCTACACGAAGAAGGAGTACGGCGACTTCGTTCTGCGCTTCGAGTTCGCGTTCGTCCGCCCGGGCGTGAACAACGGAATCGGCATCCGCACCCCGATGGGCGTCGATGCCGCCTTCCACGGCATGGAGATTCAGGTGCTCGACCACGACGATCCGATCTACAAGAACATCGAGATCTACCAGCAGCACGGATCGGTTTACGGCGTCATCCCGGCCAAGCGCGTCAAGTTCGGCGAGTTGGGAACCTGGAACGTCGAGGAGATCCGCGCCGTAGGCGACCGGATCACGGTGACGGTGAACGGCGAGGTGATTCTCGACGGCAACATCCGCAAAGCCTGCAAGGGACACAACGTCGCCCCCGACGGTTCGACGAAGAATCCCTACACGGTGGACGGACGCAACCACCCGGGACTCTTCAACAAGAAGGGACACATCGGCCTGCTGGGCCACGGTCCGGGCATCCGTTTCCGCAACATCCGCGTCAAGGAGCTCTGA
- a CDS encoding acetyl-CoA hydrolase/transferase family protein, whose product MNTQIKFTTPEEAVKVIKSGDHVHLSSVASAPQCLINAMCKRGEAGELKDVHVHHLHTEGPAPYADPKFEGVFQLDSFFVGSNVRKVTQSGYADYIPIFLSETQRLYRCGAVPCNVAMIQVCPPDKHGYVSLGTSVDATLAAVECADYVIAVVNKHVPRSFGQAMIPMSKIDLFVEDDTPLMEAHFSEPNEVETAIGKHCAALIEDGATLQMGIGAIPNAVLAQLGGHKNLGIHTEMFADGVLPLVEKGVINGEAKKTDPGKMVSTFLMGSQKVYDFIDDNPGVLMMDVGYTNDPYIISQNDRMTAINSALQVDLTGQVCADSLGTKFWSGVGGQIDFVYGASLSKGGKAIIAMPSITNKGVSKIAPVLTAGAGVVTTRNHIHWFVTENGAVDLYGKTLQERARLIISVAHPSAQEELDRAAFERFGEHHHYVKKYMSEN is encoded by the coding sequence ATGAATACGCAGATCAAATTTACGACTCCCGAAGAGGCCGTCAAGGTCATCAAATCGGGCGATCATGTGCACCTGAGCTCCGTGGCATCGGCTCCGCAGTGCCTGATCAACGCCATGTGCAAGCGCGGAGAGGCCGGCGAACTGAAGGACGTGCACGTCCATCACCTCCACACGGAGGGTCCGGCCCCCTATGCCGATCCGAAATTCGAGGGCGTCTTCCAGCTCGACTCGTTCTTCGTGGGCAGCAACGTCCGCAAGGTGACGCAGAGCGGCTACGCCGACTACATTCCGATCTTCCTGAGCGAAACCCAGCGGCTGTACCGCTGCGGCGCCGTGCCGTGCAACGTGGCGATGATCCAGGTCTGCCCGCCCGACAAGCACGGCTACGTGTCGCTCGGCACGTCGGTGGACGCGACGCTGGCCGCCGTGGAGTGCGCCGACTACGTGATCGCCGTGGTGAACAAGCACGTGCCCCGTTCGTTCGGCCAGGCGATGATCCCCATGTCGAAGATCGACCTCTTCGTGGAGGACGACACACCGCTCATGGAGGCGCACTTCTCCGAGCCCAACGAGGTCGAGACGGCCATCGGCAAGCACTGCGCCGCGCTGATCGAGGACGGCGCGACGCTCCAGATGGGCATCGGCGCCATTCCCAATGCCGTGCTGGCACAACTGGGAGGCCACAAGAACCTCGGCATCCACACCGAAATGTTCGCCGACGGCGTGCTGCCGCTCGTCGAGAAGGGCGTCATCAACGGCGAGGCCAAGAAGACCGACCCGGGCAAGATGGTCTCGACCTTCCTGATGGGTTCGCAGAAGGTTTACGACTTCATCGACGATAACCCCGGCGTGCTGATGATGGACGTGGGCTACACGAACGACCCCTACATCATCTCGCAGAACGACCGCATGACGGCCATCAACTCGGCCCTGCAAGTCGATCTGACGGGCCAGGTGTGCGCCGACTCGCTCGGCACGAAGTTCTGGTCGGGAGTGGGCGGCCAAATCGACTTCGTCTATGGCGCGTCGCTGTCGAAGGGCGGCAAGGCGATCATCGCCATGCCTTCGATCACGAACAAGGGCGTCTCGAAGATCGCCCCGGTGCTCACGGCCGGCGCGGGCGTCGTGACCACGCGCAACCACATCCACTGGTTCGTCACGGAGAACGGAGCCGTCGATCTCTACGGCAAGACGCTGCAGGAGCGCGCCCGGCTGATTATCTCGGTGGCGCACCCCTCGGCGCAGGAGGAACTCGACCGGGCCGCCTTCGAGCGTTTCGGCGAACACCACCACTACGTCAAGAAGTACATGAGCGAAAACTAA
- a CDS encoding 3-keto-disaccharide hydrolase: MLSAGLVSCAPKHNTLSEAEIADGWQLLFDGKTLDQWKDFNGDSLTQPWTVVDGCIQAKGGGSDLSGYIVTKKEYENFILDWEWKLSHGGNSGMLYHVVEDPYFKVPYVTGPEYQLIDEEGWEEVNAPTKLEEWQRLGVDYAMHLPDKAAMQVNPQGEWNSSRIVFDNGHVEHWLNGKKILEFEAWTDDWFARKHSGKWETAPEYGLARKGVICLQDHGDPASFRNIKIKELPRKAGKEVALFNGKDLTGWEAYGTEKWYVDKEGNLVCESGPDKQYGYLATRDYYNDFDLTVEFKQLANGNSGVFFRSFVEPPVKVHGWQCEVAPKNFDTAGIYESYGRGWLVQIPEEKESILKEGEWNTLRLRVEGDHVQTWLNGEPMVDIRDEKIGAAQGRIALQIHDGGGIKVQWRNLKLTEL, encoded by the coding sequence ATGCTCTCCGCCGGCCTCGTCTCCTGCGCTCCGAAACACAACACGCTCTCCGAGGCGGAAATCGCCGACGGCTGGCAGCTCCTCTTCGACGGCAAGACGCTCGACCAGTGGAAGGACTTCAACGGCGACTCGCTGACGCAGCCCTGGACCGTCGTGGACGGCTGCATCCAGGCCAAAGGCGGCGGCAGCGACCTGTCGGGCTATATCGTGACGAAGAAAGAGTACGAAAACTTCATCCTCGACTGGGAGTGGAAACTCTCGCACGGCGGAAACAGCGGCATGCTGTACCACGTGGTCGAAGATCCCTATTTCAAGGTTCCCTACGTGACCGGTCCCGAATACCAGCTCATCGACGAGGAGGGCTGGGAGGAAGTGAACGCCCCGACGAAGCTCGAGGAGTGGCAGCGCCTGGGCGTGGATTACGCCATGCACCTGCCCGACAAGGCCGCCATGCAGGTCAATCCGCAGGGCGAATGGAATTCGTCGCGCATCGTCTTCGACAACGGCCACGTGGAGCACTGGCTCAACGGCAAGAAGATTCTCGAGTTCGAGGCGTGGACCGACGACTGGTTCGCCCGCAAGCACAGCGGCAAATGGGAGACCGCTCCCGAATACGGTCTGGCCCGCAAGGGCGTGATCTGCCTCCAGGACCACGGCGACCCGGCTTCGTTCCGCAACATCAAGATCAAGGAGTTGCCCCGCAAGGCCGGCAAGGAGGTCGCGCTCTTCAACGGCAAGGACCTCACCGGCTGGGAGGCTTACGGCACGGAGAAGTGGTATGTGGACAAGGAGGGCAACCTCGTCTGCGAAAGCGGTCCGGACAAGCAGTACGGCTACCTGGCCACGCGCGACTACTATAACGACTTCGACCTCACGGTGGAGTTCAAACAACTGGCCAACGGCAACTCGGGCGTCTTCTTCCGCTCGTTCGTGGAGCCTCCCGTGAAGGTTCACGGCTGGCAGTGCGAAGTAGCTCCCAAGAACTTCGACACGGCGGGCATCTACGAATCCTACGGCCGCGGCTGGCTCGTGCAGATTCCCGAGGAGAAGGAGTCGATCCTCAAGGAGGGCGAGTGGAACACGCTGCGCCTGCGCGTCGAGGGCGACCACGTCCAGACGTGGCTCAACGGCGAGCCGATGGTGGACATCCGCGACGAGAAGATCGGCGCCGCACAGGGCCGCATCGCGCTCCAGATCCACGACGGCGGCGGTATCAAGGTGCAGTGGCGCAACCTGAAACTCACCGAGCTGTAA
- a CDS encoding Gfo/Idh/MocA family oxidoreductase — protein MGINRRNFLKTAGGLALLTIVPSRVLGGPKHVAPSDQLTKGIIGTGGIGRSSYHFTSDEQCRLVALCDVDKNHLASAVELGKQKFGQKLQTYHFYRDLINDPNVDIVHIATPPHWHGIMAVEAARAGKDIWCEKPMTRTIGEGKRVMEAVKRNGRIFRLNTWFRFQDTFYGLGTTVQPLKKLVDSGMLGWPLKVTISGATGFTWKFFWVGKENLTPQPVPAALDYDLWLGPAPYKPYNAHRTHQTFRGYWDYDGGGLGDMGQHYMDPVQYLLGKDNTSPVKVEVDAPQQHPDAIGIWRRIVYTYEDGCQIVLEGEGFESEGKVPYIEGPKGKVYKGFECTIPDVMNKLAELPDPEPQNTDFIKCIRNRERFALDEIKGYHSATLVNMALCALRLNRTLRFDPAKQLFVGDDAANRLIDQPMRAPWKI, from the coding sequence ATGGGAATCAACAGAAGAAACTTCCTGAAAACGGCCGGCGGTCTGGCGTTGCTGACGATCGTCCCGAGCCGGGTGCTGGGAGGCCCAAAGCATGTCGCCCCGAGCGACCAGCTCACCAAGGGCATCATCGGCACGGGCGGCATCGGCCGCAGCAGCTACCACTTCACCAGCGACGAGCAGTGCCGGCTGGTGGCCCTCTGCGACGTGGACAAGAACCACCTGGCGAGCGCCGTCGAACTGGGCAAACAGAAATTCGGCCAGAAGTTGCAGACCTACCATTTCTACCGCGACCTGATCAACGATCCGAACGTGGACATCGTGCACATCGCCACCCCGCCCCACTGGCACGGAATCATGGCCGTCGAGGCCGCCCGCGCCGGAAAGGACATCTGGTGCGAAAAGCCGATGACACGCACGATCGGCGAGGGCAAGCGCGTGATGGAGGCCGTCAAACGGAACGGCCGCATCTTCCGCCTGAACACCTGGTTCCGCTTCCAGGACACCTTCTACGGCCTCGGCACGACCGTCCAGCCGCTCAAGAAGCTCGTGGACAGCGGCATGCTCGGCTGGCCGCTGAAAGTCACCATCTCCGGAGCCACGGGCTTCACCTGGAAATTCTTCTGGGTGGGCAAGGAGAACCTCACGCCGCAGCCCGTGCCCGCCGCGCTGGATTACGACCTCTGGCTGGGTCCGGCTCCCTACAAGCCCTACAATGCGCACCGCACGCACCAGACCTTCCGCGGCTACTGGGACTACGACGGCGGCGGCCTGGGCGACATGGGACAGCACTACATGGACCCCGTGCAGTACCTGCTGGGCAAGGACAATACCTCGCCCGTGAAGGTCGAGGTGGACGCCCCGCAGCAGCATCCCGACGCCATCGGCATCTGGCGCAGGATCGTCTATACCTACGAGGACGGCTGCCAGATCGTCCTCGAGGGCGAAGGCTTCGAGAGCGAGGGCAAAGTGCCCTACATCGAAGGTCCGAAAGGCAAAGTTTACAAGGGATTCGAATGCACGATTCCGGACGTGATGAACAAGCTCGCCGAGCTGCCCGATCCGGAGCCGCAGAACACCGATTTCATCAAGTGCATCCGCAACCGCGAACGCTTCGCGCTCGACGAAATCAAGGGCTACCACAGCGCGACGCTGGTGAACATGGCCCTCTGCGCGCTGCGGCTCAACCGCACGCTCCGTTTCGATCCCGCGAAGCAGCTCTTCGTCGGCGATGACGCGGCCAACCGGCTGATCGACCAACCGATGCGCGCACCGTGGAAAATCTGA